CTGCATCACGGTGGAGGTGAAGTCCGGGCGGCTGTCACGGTCCATGAACTGGGTGAGGTGCTTCGCCTGGGTGATCATTTCGTAGCCCTTCTTCTGCAGGGCGCTGTAGCCGGAGGTGTCGGCCTTCGTGGAGGCGGCGATCAGGCTCGGGTCGGCCTTGAGGTAGATCTCCTCGGCCTGGGCGGTGCCCAGGAATTCGAGCAGCTTGACGGCACCGGCGTGGTTCTTGGGCTTCTTGCTGAGCATGATGCCGTCGGTCGGCGCCTCGACGGTGTCCTGGCCGTACGCCGGGTCGATCTCGGGGAAGGGGAAGAAGTCGAGGTCGTCCAGGTCGGCCTTGTTGCTGAACTGCTGGGCCACGAACATGCCAAGCATGTACATACCGGCCTTCTTGGCCACCAGCGTCTGGGCGGCGTCCTGCCAGGTACGGCCGACCGCGCCCTCCTGGTGGTAGGGCAGGGTCTCGGCCCAGGTGTCGAAGACCTTGCGGACCTTCGCGTCGGTCCAGGAGGCCTTGCCCGCCATCAGCTCGACGTGGAAGTCGTAGCCGTTGACCCGGAAGTTGATCTGGTCGAAGGAGCCCATCGCCGGCCAGGCGTCCTTGTCGCCGTACGCGATCGGGACGAGGCCGTCCTTGTTCATCTGCTTGCACAGGGCGACGTACGCGTCCCACGTGGTGGGGACCTCGTAGCCGTACTTCTGGAAGACGCTCTTGCGGTAGAAGACCGCCCACGGGGACGTGGTGAGGGGCACCAGGTAGTACTTGCCGTCCTGGCCCTTGCTGAGGTCGTGCATGGCACTGGGGAAGTTGTCCCCGATCGTCTTCCATACGTCGTCGATCGGGGAGGCGAGGCCCTTGGCCGCGAAGAACTGCATCCGGTAGCCGGCGAACCACTGGAACACGTCGTCCGGCGTGCCTTGCAGATAGGTGTTGATCTGCTCCTGGAAGGTGTTGTGGTCCTTGGTGTTGATGTCGACCGCGATCCCGGACTGCTTGGTGAAGGCCGCGTAGACGTCGCCGTATCCCTTCTTCGGGACGGCGTCGGACGCGTTGGAGCCCACGGTGACGGTCTTGGTGTCCGACGAGGTGGAGCCGCCGGCGCAGGCGCTGAGCAGGGGGATGCCGGCACCCAGGAGCGCGGCTCCGCCGAGTCCGCGGAGCACGGTGCGGCGGCTGGTGGCAGGCATGGGCTGGCCAAGGGATGAATGGTGCATTTTGACTCCTGACAGGGCTGGCGGTACCCAGGCGTGGCGCGTCAGCCGGAGGGGGGTGGCGGAGAGACAGCCGCTGAGTGACCAGAATCAAACACGATCAAACAAGCTCGATCGGTGGATGCCAGGAAGCGTGAACTCTGTGTGTGCTCCCTGTCAAGACTGAGCGTCCGGCAATTCGTGGGGGATGAGGTCCGATCGGAAGCCCGACCTGCGGGCGGCCGACGTGGACGGACAGCGCTGAGATGGTGGGCCGCCGCGTCGTCCCGTATGTAATGAATGCCACTTGAGCTGCTGAAATGCGCTCCGGAGACGCTTCGCCGGACGCCTGCGGCGACTCCCTTTGCCCGGTCACGGCCTTGACGCCCGTTCCC
Above is a window of Streptomyces sp. NBC_00490 DNA encoding:
- a CDS encoding ABC transporter substrate-binding protein — its product is MHHSSLGQPMPATSRRTVLRGLGGAALLGAGIPLLSACAGGSTSSDTKTVTVGSNASDAVPKKGYGDVYAAFTKQSGIAVDINTKDHNTFQEQINTYLQGTPDDVFQWFAGYRMQFFAAKGLASPIDDVWKTIGDNFPSAMHDLSKGQDGKYYLVPLTTSPWAVFYRKSVFQKYGYEVPTTWDAYVALCKQMNKDGLVPIAYGDKDAWPAMGSFDQINFRVNGYDFHVELMAGKASWTDAKVRKVFDTWAETLPYHQEGAVGRTWQDAAQTLVAKKAGMYMLGMFVAQQFSNKADLDDLDFFPFPEIDPAYGQDTVEAPTDGIMLSKKPKNHAGAVKLLEFLGTAQAEEIYLKADPSLIAASTKADTSGYSALQKKGYEMITQAKHLTQFMDRDSRPDFTSTVMQPALQKFIRDPKGIDSLLSSIERQKKTIFASG